A genome region from Methylobacterium sp. FF17 includes the following:
- a CDS encoding bifunctional phosphopantothenoylcysteine decarboxylase/phosphopantothenate synthase, protein MTRPLQDRRILLVIGGGIAAYKALDLIRRLRERGARVRPLLTKGAQEFVTPLAAAALAGERAHTDLFDRAEEADIGHIKLARDADAIVVAPATASLMARMATGDSSDLAATVLLATTLPILIAPAMNVRMWQHPATRRNLATLRGDGVRVVGPNNGAMAEAEFGPGRLAEPAEIADAVEALLAAARPASGLGAGFGSGLGFLAGREAAGSLSGKRVLVTSGPTHEPIDPVRYLANRSSGRQGHAIAAAAAAAGAEVTLVSGPVAIPAPAGVRVVSVETAREMLAAVEAALPADLAIFAAAVGDWRPAETRAAKIKKDGAAPAPLALVENPDILATIAGRGTDRPRLVVGFAAETDSVLDHARAKIARKGCDLIVANDVSPAGGVMGGPTNTVHLIGRDGAVETWPTLEKDEVGRRLVAHCAALLGR, encoded by the coding sequence ATGACGCGCCCGCTCCAGGACCGCCGCATCCTCCTCGTCATCGGCGGGGGCATCGCGGCCTACAAGGCGCTGGACCTGATCCGGCGGCTGCGCGAGCGCGGGGCGCGGGTGCGCCCCCTGCTGACGAAGGGCGCCCAGGAATTCGTGACGCCGCTGGCGGCGGCGGCGCTCGCGGGTGAGCGGGCCCATACGGATCTGTTCGACCGGGCGGAGGAGGCCGATATCGGCCACATCAAGCTCGCCCGCGACGCCGACGCCATCGTGGTGGCCCCCGCCACCGCGAGCCTGATGGCGCGCATGGCCACGGGCGATTCCTCGGATCTCGCCGCGACGGTGCTGCTCGCCACCACCCTGCCGATCCTGATCGCGCCGGCCATGAACGTGCGGATGTGGCAACATCCGGCGACGCGGCGCAACCTCGCCACGCTCCGCGGGGACGGGGTGCGGGTGGTCGGGCCGAACAACGGCGCGATGGCGGAGGCGGAGTTCGGCCCGGGGCGCCTCGCCGAGCCAGCCGAGATCGCCGACGCGGTGGAAGCCCTGCTCGCGGCGGCGCGCCCGGCGTCCGGGCTCGGGGCTGGTTTCGGGTCTGGTCTCGGGTTCCTGGCCGGGCGCGAAGCGGCGGGCTCGCTGTCCGGCAAGCGCGTGCTCGTGACCTCTGGCCCGACGCACGAGCCCATCGACCCCGTGCGCTACCTCGCCAACCGCTCCTCCGGCCGGCAGGGCCACGCCATCGCTGCCGCCGCGGCGGCGGCCGGAGCGGAGGTGACGCTGGTCTCGGGGCCCGTGGCGATCCCGGCCCCCGCCGGCGTCCGCGTCGTGTCCGTGGAGACCGCCCGCGAGATGCTGGCGGCGGTGGAGGCGGCGCTCCCGGCCGATCTCGCGATCTTCGCCGCCGCCGTCGGCGACTGGCGCCCGGCCGAGACGCGTGCCGCCAAGATCAAGAAGGACGGCGCGGCGCCCGCCCCCCTCGCCCTCGTGGAGAATCCCGACATCCTTGCCACCATCGCGGGGCGCGGCACGGACCGGCCGCGCCTCGTCGTCGGCTTCGCCGCCGAGACCGATTCGGTGCTGGATCACGCCCGCGCCAAGATCGCCCGGAAGGGCTGCGACCTCATCGTCGCCAATGACGTTTCCCCTGCCGGGGGGGTCATGGGCGGCCCCACCAACACGGTTCACCTCATCGGCCGCGACGGCGCGGTGGAGACGTGGCCGACCCTGGAGAAGGACGAGGTCGGGCGCCGCCTCGTCGCGCATTGCGCCGCACTCCTGGGCCGCTGA
- the mutM gene encoding bifunctional DNA-formamidopyrimidine glycosylase/DNA-(apurinic or apyrimidinic site) lyase — MPELPEVETVRLGLAAALVGARFARVHLRRPNLRFPFPERFAARLEGRAVTDLARRAKYLVAGLDSGESLILHLGMSGRFDVALPDGRNLSPGDFYLEGALGNAKHDHVVMAMSNGATVTYNDVRRFGFMDLVPTESLGTCRHFAGMGIEPLSDALTPQAVARLFRGRITPLKAALLDQRLIAGLGNIYVCEALHRAGLHPETPAGSLAKADGTPTPGAKRLTRVIGEVLREAVAAGGSTLRDYAHTDGGSGAFQHAFRVYDRVGQPCGAKGCTGTIGRIVQSGRSTFFCASCQVRPAK; from the coding sequence ATGCCCGAACTTCCCGAAGTCGAGACCGTCCGCCTCGGCCTCGCGGCCGCCCTGGTCGGGGCCCGCTTCGCCCGCGTCCACCTGCGGCGTCCCAACCTGCGGTTTCCCTTCCCCGAGCGCTTCGCCGCGCGGCTCGAGGGCCGCGCCGTGACGGATCTGGCCCGGCGCGCGAAGTACCTCGTGGCGGGTCTCGATTCGGGGGAATCGCTCATCCTGCATCTCGGCATGAGCGGGCGCTTCGACGTGGCCCTTCCGGACGGCCGCAACCTGTCACCGGGGGATTTCTACCTGGAGGGCGCGCTCGGCAACGCCAAGCACGACCACGTGGTCATGGCGATGTCGAACGGCGCGACGGTGACCTACAACGACGTGCGCCGCTTCGGCTTCATGGATCTCGTGCCCACCGAATCCCTAGGGACCTGCCGGCACTTCGCAGGCATGGGGATCGAGCCCTTGAGCGACGCCCTGACGCCACAGGCCGTGGCGCGCCTGTTCCGGGGCCGGATCACCCCCCTGAAGGCGGCGCTCCTCGACCAACGCCTTATCGCGGGCCTCGGCAACATCTACGTCTGCGAGGCCCTGCACCGGGCCGGTCTGCACCCGGAGACCCCGGCCGGCAGCCTCGCCAAGGCGGATGGCACGCCCACGCCCGGCGCCAAGCGCCTGACCCGGGTGATCGGCGAGGTCTTGAGGGAGGCGGTGGCGGCCGGCGGATCGACCCTTCGGGACTACGCCCACACGGATGGCGGGTCCGGCGCGTTCCAGCACGCCTTCCGGGTCTACGACCGGGTCGGGCAGCCCTGCGGGGCGAAGGGCTGCACCGGAACGATCGGCCGGATCGTCCAATCGGGGCGCTCCACCTTCTTCTGCGCCAGCTGTCAGGTCCGCCCCGCAAAATAA
- the ubiE gene encoding bifunctional demethylmenaquinone methyltransferase/2-methoxy-6-polyprenyl-1,4-benzoquinol methylase UbiE, producing the protein MNSVKRSVDQATDGASTHFGFESVALDEKQGRVDDVFRSVAKRYDLMNDLMSGGLHRAWKSHLISMLRPPRNRPFRHLDVAGGTADIAFRALEAGGPDTHSTVLDINEAMLRVGAERAGNRFPGRIDFVTANAEALPLPSERFDAYTIAFGIRNVPRIDVALAEAHRVLKPGGRFLCLEFSKVDLPVLDRIYDAYSFHVIPRLGASVAGDADSYRYLVESIRKFPSPGRFAGMIEAAGFRHVSHRPLTGGIVAIHSGWKVS; encoded by the coding sequence ATGAATTCGGTGAAACGGTCGGTCGATCAGGCCACGGACGGCGCGAGCACGCATTTCGGCTTCGAAAGCGTCGCGCTCGACGAGAAGCAGGGCCGCGTCGACGACGTGTTCCGCTCGGTTGCCAAGCGCTACGACCTCATGAACGATCTCATGTCCGGGGGCCTTCACCGCGCCTGGAAGTCGCACCTGATCTCGATGCTGCGCCCGCCGCGCAACCGGCCGTTCCGCCACCTCGACGTGGCCGGCGGCACCGCCGACATCGCCTTCCGAGCCTTGGAGGCCGGGGGCCCGGACACCCACTCCACGGTCCTCGACATCAACGAGGCCATGCTGCGTGTCGGCGCCGAGCGGGCGGGGAACCGCTTCCCGGGGCGGATCGACTTCGTGACCGCCAATGCCGAGGCGCTGCCCCTGCCCTCAGAGCGTTTCGATGCCTACACCATCGCCTTCGGCATCCGGAACGTGCCCCGGATCGATGTGGCGCTCGCCGAGGCGCACCGCGTGCTCAAGCCCGGCGGGCGCTTCCTCTGCCTCGAATTCTCCAAGGTGGATCTCCCGGTGCTCGACCGGATCTACGACGCCTACTCGTTCCACGTGATCCCGCGGCTGGGCGCCAGCGTGGCGGGGGACGCGGATTCCTACCGCTATCTCGTGGAATCCATCCGCAAATTCCCCTCCCCGGGCCGGTTCGCCGGGATGATCGAGGCCGCCGGCTTCCGCCACGTGAGCCACCGGCCGCTCACCGGGGGCATCGTGGCGATCCATTCCGGGTGGAAGGTCTCGTGA
- the rpsT gene encoding 30S ribosomal protein S20 encodes MANTVSAKKMTRKIAKRTAVNRSRRSRMRTFVRKVEEAIATGDQSNALTALRAAEPEIMRAAQHGIVHKNNASRKVSRLAARVKALAA; translated from the coding sequence ATGGCCAACACCGTGTCGGCCAAGAAAATGACCCGCAAGATTGCGAAGCGCACCGCGGTCAACCGCTCGCGTCGCAGCCGCATGCGCACCTTCGTCCGCAAGGTCGAGGAGGCCATCGCCACCGGTGATCAGTCGAACGCGCTGACCGCCCTCCGCGCAGCTGAGCCCGAGATCATGCGGGCCGCCCAGCACGGCATCGTGCACAAGAACAACGCCTCCCGGAAGGTTTCGCGCCTCGCCGCGCGGGTCAAGGCGCTCGCCGCCTGA
- the speB gene encoding agmatinase, with the protein METPRFSGIASFMRLPVVAPADAVGRVDIGLIGIPFDGATTNRPGARLGPRGVREASTGTRARNAATGVAPYELAACADLGDVPVNPIDVAATAQIIEGFLRPLAEAGLVPLSIGGDHFVTYPVLRALGRHEPLGLIHVDAHSDTDDGQYGGTSLTHGTPFRRAIEAGVLDPRRMVQIGLRGSVDAADELDWAAGQGVRIVPMEAVLARGLPDVLAEARAVVGTGRTYLSFDIDALDPAYAPGTGTPEMGGFTAREALQIVRGLGGLDLVGADVVEVAPPLDPSGITALAGATLAFEILCLLAQAVDARRANRDGAARA; encoded by the coding sequence ATGGAAACACCGCGCTTCTCCGGCATCGCGAGCTTCATGCGGCTGCCGGTGGTCGCGCCCGCCGACGCGGTGGGGCGGGTCGATATCGGGCTGATCGGCATTCCCTTCGACGGCGCCACCACGAACCGTCCGGGCGCCCGCCTCGGTCCGCGCGGCGTGCGCGAAGCCTCCACGGGCACGCGAGCACGCAACGCCGCAACGGGCGTCGCCCCCTACGAGCTCGCGGCCTGTGCCGACCTCGGCGACGTGCCGGTGAACCCCATCGACGTCGCCGCGACCGCGCAGATCATCGAGGGCTTCCTGCGCCCTCTGGCCGAGGCCGGCCTCGTGCCCTTGTCGATCGGGGGCGACCACTTCGTGACCTATCCGGTGCTGCGGGCGCTGGGCCGGCACGAGCCCCTCGGCCTCATCCATGTCGACGCCCACAGCGATACCGATGACGGGCAATACGGCGGCACGTCGCTGACGCATGGCACGCCGTTCCGCCGCGCGATCGAGGCCGGGGTCCTCGATCCCCGGCGCATGGTGCAGATCGGCCTGCGCGGCAGCGTCGATGCGGCGGACGAACTGGACTGGGCGGCCGGACAGGGCGTGCGGATCGTGCCGATGGAGGCTGTCCTCGCGCGCGGCCTCCCCGATGTCCTGGCGGAGGCCCGCGCCGTCGTCGGCACGGGGCGCACCTATCTCAGCTTCGACATCGACGCCCTCGACCCGGCCTACGCTCCCGGCACGGGCACCCCGGAGATGGGCGGCTTCACCGCACGCGAGGCACTCCAGATCGTGCGAGGGCTCGGGGGTCTCGACCTCGTCGGCGCGGATGTGGTCGAGGTGGCGCCACCCCTCGACCCGTCCGGCATTACGGCGCTCGCCGGGGCGACGCTCGCCTTCGAGATCCTGTGCCTGCTAGCCCAGGCGGTCGACGCGCGGCGCGCCAACCGAGACGGTGCCGCACGGGCCTGA
- the dnaN gene encoding DNA polymerase III subunit beta, with amino-acid sequence MRVTVERAALLRSLGHVHRVVERRNTIPILSNVLLRAGTGGLELRATDLDIEVTETIPADVVDAGATTVPAHVIYDIVRKLPDGAQVSLETSGETGQMTIRSGRSRFSLGALPEGDFPDLAAGELPTRFVIAASDLKRLIEKTQFAISTEETRYYLNGIYLHTIESEGALRMRAVATDGHRLARVELDAPEGSRDMPGIIVPRKAVAEIIKLVEDGGESVEIDLSAAKIRFRFASGVVLISKLIDGTFPDYQRVIPSGNDKFLTVQRDQFARAVDRVSTISSERGRAVKLAVQEGRLALSVNNPDSGSATEELDVDYEAATLDIGFNARYLLDITSQLEGDTALFKLADPGSPTLIQDREGASALYVLMPMRV; translated from the coding sequence ATGAGAGTCACTGTCGAGCGTGCGGCCCTCCTTCGGTCGCTCGGCCACGTGCACCGCGTGGTGGAGCGCCGCAACACCATCCCGATCCTGTCGAACGTGCTGCTGCGCGCCGGCACCGGCGGCCTCGAACTCCGGGCGACCGACCTCGACATCGAAGTGACCGAGACGATCCCCGCCGACGTGGTGGATGCCGGTGCGACCACCGTGCCCGCCCACGTGATCTACGACATCGTGCGCAAGCTGCCGGACGGCGCGCAGGTCTCCCTGGAGACGAGCGGCGAGACGGGGCAGATGACCATCCGCTCCGGCCGGTCGCGCTTCTCCCTGGGCGCCCTGCCCGAGGGCGATTTCCCGGATCTGGCGGCGGGCGAACTGCCGACCCGCTTCGTCATCGCGGCCTCGGATCTGAAGCGCCTGATCGAGAAGACGCAGTTCGCGATCTCGACGGAGGAGACGCGCTACTACCTCAACGGCATCTACCTGCACACGATCGAGTCCGAGGGCGCCCTGCGCATGCGCGCCGTGGCGACCGACGGGCACCGCCTCGCCCGCGTCGAACTCGATGCCCCCGAGGGCAGCCGCGACATGCCGGGCATCATCGTGCCCCGCAAGGCGGTGGCCGAGATCATCAAGCTCGTGGAGGATGGCGGCGAGAGCGTCGAGATCGACCTGTCGGCGGCCAAGATCCGGTTCAGGTTCGCCAGCGGCGTGGTGCTGATCTCGAAGCTGATCGATGGCACCTTCCCGGATTACCAGCGCGTCATCCCGTCGGGGAACGACAAGTTCCTCACGGTCCAGCGCGATCAGTTCGCCCGCGCGGTGGACCGTGTCTCGACGATTTCCTCGGAGCGGGGCCGGGCCGTGAAGCTCGCCGTCCAGGAGGGCCGCCTCGCACTCTCGGTGAACAACCCGGATTCGGGCAGCGCGACCGAGGAGCTCGACGTCGATTACGAGGCCGCCACCCTCGATATCGGTTTCAATGCCCGCTACCTCCTCGACATCACGAGCCAGCTCGAGGGCGACACCGCCCTGTTCAAGCTCGCCGACCCGGGTTCGCCGACCCTGATCCAGGATCGCGAGGGCGCGTCCGCGCTCTACGTGCTCATGCCGATGCGGGTGTAA
- the dnaA gene encoding chromosomal replication initiator protein DnaA → MHVDGSVSGHAETGMSGVSGPDTVAAWARVKRRLRAELGEDVFASWFARLELVDVVDGTARLTVPTRFLKSWIESHYLDRVLNTFRSEVESVSRLDVSVRGPSAAARPMPSAPKTGSSPTSPLARLQAAAPMPSHGESSGAHESEPAAATRGDAGGDLNGAPLDNRLTFASFVVGRSNALAHAAAERVARHDGQGALYNPLYFHAGVGLGKTHLLHGIGHTAREAGRRVIYLTADRFMYGFVNALKTQNALAFKERLRAIDLLILDDVQFIQGKSIQAEFGHTINALIDAGRQVVVASDRPPTELESLEERVRSRLAGGLVVEIGSLDEQLRASILSARLAAVQVSHPNFEVSPTVATYVARAITANGRDLEGAVNRLLAHATLTGTAVTMETAETAIRDLVKNREPKRIKIEDIQKLVASRYNVSRSDILSERRTAAVVKPRQIAMYLSKVLTLRSLPEIGRRFGGRDHTTVLHAVRKIDKLIGEDNVLNDEVELLKRMLQD, encoded by the coding sequence ATGCATGTCGACGGTAGCGTGTCCGGCCATGCCGAGACGGGCATGAGCGGCGTGAGCGGCCCCGATACGGTGGCCGCCTGGGCTCGGGTGAAGCGCCGGCTTCGGGCGGAACTGGGTGAGGACGTGTTCGCGAGCTGGTTCGCCCGGCTCGAACTGGTGGACGTGGTCGACGGCACCGCCCGTCTCACGGTCCCGACCCGATTCCTGAAGAGCTGGATCGAATCGCACTATCTCGACCGCGTGCTGAACACGTTCCGCAGCGAGGTCGAGTCGGTTTCGCGCCTCGACGTCTCCGTGCGCGGCCCCTCCGCCGCCGCCCGTCCCATGCCGAGCGCTCCCAAGACCGGCAGCAGCCCCACGAGTCCCCTGGCCCGGCTCCAGGCCGCCGCCCCCATGCCGTCCCACGGGGAGTCGAGCGGCGCCCACGAGAGCGAGCCGGCGGCGGCCACGCGCGGTGACGCGGGTGGCGACCTCAACGGCGCGCCGCTCGACAACCGGCTCACCTTCGCGAGCTTCGTCGTCGGCCGGTCGAATGCGCTGGCCCACGCCGCCGCCGAGCGGGTCGCCCGCCACGACGGCCAGGGCGCGCTCTACAACCCGCTCTACTTCCATGCCGGCGTCGGCCTCGGGAAGACCCACCTCCTCCACGGCATCGGCCACACCGCCCGTGAAGCCGGCCGCCGGGTGATCTACCTCACCGCCGACCGCTTCATGTACGGCTTCGTCAACGCCCTGAAGACGCAGAACGCGCTCGCCTTCAAGGAGCGCCTGCGCGCCATCGATCTCCTCATCCTCGACGACGTCCAGTTCATTCAGGGCAAGTCGATCCAGGCCGAGTTCGGGCACACCATCAACGCGCTGATCGATGCCGGGCGGCAGGTCGTCGTCGCCTCGGACCGACCGCCGACCGAGCTCGAATCCCTGGAGGAGCGGGTGCGCTCGCGCCTCGCAGGCGGCCTCGTGGTCGAGATCGGATCCCTCGACGAGCAGCTGCGCGCCTCGATCCTTTCCGCGCGCCTCGCGGCCGTCCAGGTCTCGCACCCGAACTTCGAGGTCTCGCCGACGGTGGCCACCTACGTCGCCCGGGCGATCACCGCCAACGGACGTGACCTCGAGGGCGCCGTGAACCGGCTGCTCGCCCACGCCACCCTCACGGGCACCGCCGTGACGATGGAGACCGCCGAGACCGCGATTCGCGACCTCGTCAAGAACCGCGAGCCCAAGCGCATCAAGATCGAGGACATCCAGAAGCTGGTGGCCTCACGCTACAACGTCTCGCGCTCGGACATCCTGTCGGAGCGGCGCACCGCCGCCGTGGTCAAGCCGCGCCAGATCGCCATGTACCTCTCGAAGGTGCTGACCCTGCGCTCCCTGCCCGAGATCGGTCGCCGCTTCGGCGGGCGCGACCACACCACGGTGCTGCACGCGGTCCGCAAGATCGACAAGCTGATCGGCGAGGACAACGTGCTCAACGACGAGGTCGAGCTCCTGAAGCGGATGCTGCAGGATTGA
- the recF gene encoding DNA replication/repair protein RecF (All proteins in this family for which functions are known are DNA-binding proteins that assist the filamentation of RecA onto DNA for the initiation of recombination or recombinational repair.), producing MRLTRLICRDFRNHADLDLAVGRRFVALVGENGAGKTNLLEAISLFSPGRGLRRADLSAMPRSGGPGGFAVSMTLAGEEDEHRIGTGYEPPGFDGRAARLCRIDGATAPSPVAFSEFLRVVWLTPDLDGLFRGPAGDRRRFLDRLVLAVDAGHGARVNALERALRSRNRLLEERPNDGQWLDAVEREVAELGVSVALARRETTERLDRLIAEGRDDAQPFPWAALRLEGDLDDLVAVWPALEAEDRFRMALRHGRARDRAAGRTLSGPQTSDLVVRHGPKDVPAATASTGEQKALLIGLVLAHARLVQAMSGLSPVILLDEVAAHLDPRRRAGLFDALEALSGQVWMTGADPALFAELEGRADLVKVVDGQIARD from the coding sequence GTGCGCCTCACCCGTCTGATCTGTCGCGATTTCCGCAACCACGCCGACCTCGACCTCGCGGTCGGCCGCCGCTTCGTCGCGCTGGTGGGTGAGAACGGGGCCGGCAAGACCAACCTCCTCGAAGCGATCTCGCTGTTCTCGCCGGGCCGGGGCCTGCGCCGCGCCGACCTCTCGGCGATGCCGCGCAGCGGTGGTCCCGGCGGTTTCGCCGTCTCGATGACCCTGGCGGGGGAGGAGGACGAGCACCGGATCGGGACCGGCTACGAGCCCCCCGGCTTCGATGGCCGCGCCGCCCGGCTCTGCCGGATCGACGGTGCCACGGCGCCCTCTCCCGTGGCCTTCTCGGAATTCCTGCGCGTGGTCTGGCTCACCCCCGACCTCGACGGCCTGTTCCGGGGGCCGGCGGGCGACCGCCGCCGCTTCCTCGATCGCCTGGTGCTGGCGGTGGATGCGGGCCATGGGGCCCGGGTCAACGCCCTGGAGCGGGCCCTACGTTCGCGCAACCGCCTGCTGGAGGAGCGGCCGAACGACGGACAGTGGCTCGACGCCGTCGAGCGCGAGGTGGCGGAACTCGGCGTCTCGGTGGCGCTGGCGCGGCGCGAGACCACGGAGCGCCTCGACCGCCTGATCGCCGAGGGGCGCGACGACGCCCAGCCGTTTCCCTGGGCGGCCCTGCGCCTGGAGGGTGACCTCGACGATCTCGTCGCCGTCTGGCCGGCCCTGGAGGCCGAAGACCGCTTCCGCATGGCCCTGCGCCACGGCCGGGCGCGCGACCGGGCGGCGGGGCGGACCTTGAGCGGTCCCCAGACCAGCGACCTCGTGGTGCGCCACGGCCCCAAGGACGTGCCCGCCGCCACCGCCTCCACCGGCGAGCAGAAGGCGCTGCTGATCGGCCTCGTTCTGGCTCATGCCCGCCTCGTCCAGGCCATGAGCGGGCTGAGCCCCGTCATCCTCCTCGACGAGGTGGCCGCGCATCTCGATCCGCGCCGGCGCGCGGGGCTGTTCGACGCCCTGGAGGCACTCTCCGGACAGGTCTGGATGACCGGGGCCGACCCGGCGCTGTTCGCCGAGCTTGAGGGACGGGCCGATCTGGTGAAGGTTGTCGACGGGCAAATCGCCCGCGATTGA
- the ubiB gene encoding 2-polyprenylphenol 6-hydroxylase has product MLGAVIHLFRGAHVGFVLAREGALSFVDPTDLPPHLHLALRTGRMLERPGLGSGAGPLQRALTRLGPSYVKFGQFLATRPDIVGMDAARDLETLQDRVPPFPQETAIRVVEATLGKPVAHLFVSFGPSIAAASIAQVHKAHILDADGSERVLAIKVMRPGVRERFQRDLQVMRFMARVVHALSPKAERLRPREVVEILARSVMMEMDFRLEAAAMSELAQNTREDADFRVPKPDWELTGRDVLASEWIEGIRLNDRAAIVAAGHDPKALGRSVIQSFLRHAIRDGFFHADMHPGNLFVDPTGTLVAVDFGIMGRLGHAERRFLAEILLGFILRDYKRVAQVHFEAGYVPAHHSVEDFAQAIRAIGEPIHQRKADEISMAKVLTLLFDITALFDMSTRTELVMLQKTMVVVEGVARSLDPQLDMWTGAEPVVRSWIARNLGPVGRIEGMGRAALTITDVVADIPDLAQRLRRILVRLDEAGSGDGNRIDRFARAERRRALWSTLALWGIAIGALVMAFR; this is encoded by the coding sequence ATGCTCGGCGCCGTCATCCACCTGTTCCGCGGCGCGCATGTGGGCTTCGTGCTGGCCCGCGAGGGCGCGCTGTCCTTCGTCGACCCCACCGACCTGCCGCCGCACCTGCACCTCGCCCTGCGTACCGGGCGGATGCTGGAGCGTCCCGGCCTGGGCAGCGGCGCCGGTCCGCTGCAGCGGGCGCTGACGCGGCTCGGGCCGAGCTACGTCAAGTTCGGCCAGTTCCTCGCGACCCGCCCCGACATCGTCGGCATGGACGCCGCCCGCGACCTGGAGACGCTGCAGGACCGGGTGCCGCCCTTCCCGCAGGAGACCGCGATCCGCGTCGTCGAGGCGACGCTGGGCAAGCCGGTGGCGCACCTCTTCGTCTCGTTCGGCCCCTCGATCGCGGCGGCCTCCATCGCCCAGGTCCACAAGGCCCACATCCTCGACGCCGATGGGTCCGAGCGCGTCCTGGCGATCAAGGTCATGCGCCCCGGCGTGCGCGAGCGCTTCCAGCGCGACCTGCAGGTCATGCGCTTCATGGCCCGCGTGGTGCACGCCCTCTCGCCCAAGGCCGAGCGCCTGCGCCCCCGCGAGGTGGTGGAGATCCTCGCCCGCTCGGTGATGATGGAGATGGATTTCCGGCTGGAAGCGGCCGCGATGTCCGAACTCGCGCAGAACACCCGGGAGGACGCGGATTTCCGGGTGCCGAAGCCCGACTGGGAACTGACGGGCCGCGACGTGCTGGCGAGCGAATGGATCGAGGGCATCCGCCTCAACGACCGCGCCGCCATCGTGGCCGCCGGGCACGATCCGAAGGCCCTGGGGCGCTCGGTGATCCAGTCCTTCCTGCGCCACGCCATCCGGGACGGCTTCTTCCACGCCGACATGCATCCCGGGAACCTGTTCGTGGACCCGACCGGCACCCTGGTGGCGGTCGATTTCGGCATCATGGGCCGCCTCGGGCACGCGGAGCGGCGCTTCCTCGCCGAGATCCTGCTCGGCTTCATCCTGCGCGACTACAAGCGGGTGGCGCAGGTGCATTTCGAGGCCGGCTACGTGCCGGCGCACCATTCGGTGGAGGATTTCGCGCAGGCCATCCGGGCGATCGGCGAGCCGATCCACCAGCGCAAGGCCGACGAGATCTCGATGGCCAAGGTGCTGACCCTGCTGTTCGACATCACGGCCCTGTTCGACATGAGCACCCGCACCGAACTCGTGATGCTCCAGAAGACCATGGTGGTGGTGGAGGGCGTCGCCCGCTCCCTCGATCCGCAGCTCGACATGTGGACCGGGGCCGAGCCGGTGGTCCGCTCCTGGATCGCCCGCAACCTCGGGCCCGTCGGGCGCATCGAGGGCATGGGCCGCGCGGCGCTGACCATCACCGACGTGGTCGCCGACATCCCCGACCTCGCCCAGCGCCTGCGCCGCATCCTGGTGCGCCTCGACGAGGCCGGCTCCGGCGACGGCAACCGGATCGACCGCTTCGCCCGGGCGGAGCGCCGGCGCGCCCTCTGGTCGACGCTCGCCCTCTGGGGCATCGCCATCGGGGCCCTGGTCATGGCGTTCCGGTAG